The following coding sequences lie in one Xiphophorus maculatus strain JP 163 A chromosome 4, X_maculatus-5.0-male, whole genome shotgun sequence genomic window:
- the rbl2 gene encoding retinoblastoma-like protein 2 isoform X2 — protein MATAPGPNVEKPGPGPSDRLITLFRTCSRDPTQGIKIRLKDMLQEFLQHCKDDQHDNAKRELEEKCFSKATELYYTILESLTGIQCFLEDDLWHRCLVACCLQIALKFQASDVTLLLKVFKLDSYLFLKVHNQFLLRFWKGKFMDLIKRFKLIGTSVLESSVWASHSLLWEKIKDNEGFPPFKHQLTSPTNVEGQPESNPQEDVILEAESSTTSDHQHCSSAVSRPKGQPFLHQFARMVYSEMGERLREMCLKLHVSDELMSKMWTCLENSLSQHTPLMKDGHLDHLLISAIYIIAKATKYKLTFEEIVAALSPQTSLYRSMTEPYTNESVSKEMLNSESPLENLPKEMMDLGTHRAAFPTPEENSVEDKRGSLINFYHLYSIKLQPFAEKFAQTYGGETPPISPLPPPPSRKSYHPMKGVNFTVSPLNRQDVPQHTPKYIYKFGKSSREDLCKINNGTRKRALSFKTEEEDGPSSKQSCLENPSALQSRLINLQKDRSAAQNQNNQNHPDDTHCKTQ, from the exons ATGGCAACCGCTCCTGGACCTAACGTAGAAAAGCCGGGGCCCGGCCCCAGTGACCGTCTGATCACTCTATTCAG GACCTGCTCCAGAGATCCCACACAGGGAATAAAAATTAGACTGAAAGACATGCTGCAAGAGTTTCTGCAGCACTGCAAGGATGATCAACATGACAACGCTAAAAGAG AGCTGGAGGAAAAGTGCTTCTCAAAGGCCACAGAACTCTACTACACCATCTTAGAAAGTCTTACTGGCATTCAG TGCTTCTTGGAGGATGACCTTTGGCACCGCTGCCTGGTGGCCTGTTGCTTGCAGATCGCCCTGAAATTTCAAGCCAGTGACGTCACTTTGCTCCTCAAAGTTTTCAAACTGGATTCCTACCTTTTCTTAAAG GTACATAACCAGTTCCTATTAAGATTCTGGAAGGGAAAATTTATGGACTTGATCAAACGCTTTAAGCTAATTGGAACAAGTGTTTTAGAGAGCTCTGTTTGGGCCAGCCACTCTCTCCTGTGGGAGAAAATCAAAGACAATGAAGGATTTCCACCTTTCAAACACCAG CTGACTTCCCCAACAAATGTCGAAGGTCAGCCGGAATCTAACCCACAAGAAG ATGTAATATTGGAAGCAGAGTCGTCCACGACCTCAGACCACCAGCATTGCTCCTCAGCTGTAAGCAGACCCAAGGGGCAACCTTTCCTACACCAGTTTGCTAGGATG GTTTACAGTGAGATGGGAGAGCGTCTGAGGGAAATGTGTTTGAAACTACACGTCTCTGATGAATTGATGTCAAAGATGTGGACCTGTTTGGAGAATTCCCTGTCCCAGCACACTCCCCTCATGAAAGACGGTCACCTGGACCACCTGCTCATTAGCGCCATCTACATCATAGCAAAG GCTACCAAGTACAAGCTAACGTTTGAGGAGATAGTAGCCGCTCTATCTCCTCAGACATCTCTCTATCGATCTATGACAGAGCCATATACCAATGAAAGT GTTTCCAAAGAGATGCTGAACTCAGAGTCACCTTTGGAAAATCTTCCCAAAGAGATGATGG ATCTTGGAACCCATAGAGCTGCTTTTCCGACACCAGAAGAAAACTCAGTGGAGGATAAGAGAGGCAGCCTCATCAATTTCTACCACCTCTACAGCATAAAACTGCAGCCGTTTGCGGAGAAGTTTGCCCAAACTTATGGG GGAGAGACTCCTCCTATATCTCCATTGCCGCCACCTCCGTCGAGAAAAAGTTATCACCCAATGAAGGGTGTTAACTTCACCGTCTCACCGTTAAACAGACAAGATGTCCCTCAACATACTCCCAAATACATCTATAAATTTGGCAAAAGCTCTAGAGAG GACCTGTGTAAGATCAACAATGGAACCAGAAAACGTGCGCTGTCGTTTAAAACGGAGGAAGAAGATGGGCCTTCATCCAAGCAAAGTTGCTTGGAAAATCCATCAGCTCTGCAGAGTCGACTGATAAATCTGCAAAAAGATCGGTCAGCggcacagaaccagaacaaccaGAACCACCCTGATGATACACACTGTAAAACGCAATAA
- the rbl2 gene encoding retinoblastoma-like protein 2 isoform X1: protein MATAPGPNVEKPGPGPSDRLITLFRTCSRDPTQGIKIRLKDMLQEFLQHCKDDQHDNAKRELEEKCFSKATELYYTILESLTGIQCFLEDDLWHRCLVACCLQIALKFQASDVTLLLKVFKLDSYLFLKVHNQFLLRFWKGKFMDLIKRFKLIGTSVLESSVWASHSLLWEKIKDNEGFPPFKHQLTSPTNVEGQPESNPQEADVILEAESSTTSDHQHCSSAVSRPKGQPFLHQFARMVYSEMGERLREMCLKLHVSDELMSKMWTCLENSLSQHTPLMKDGHLDHLLISAIYIIAKATKYKLTFEEIVAALSPQTSLYRSMTEPYTNESVSKEMLNSESPLENLPKEMMDLGTHRAAFPTPEENSVEDKRGSLINFYHLYSIKLQPFAEKFAQTYGGETPPISPLPPPPSRKSYHPMKGVNFTVSPLNRQDVPQHTPKYIYKFGKSSREDLCKINNGTRKRALSFKTEEEDGPSSKQSCLENPSALQSRLINLQKDRSAAQNQNNQNHPDDTHCKTQ, encoded by the exons ATGGCAACCGCTCCTGGACCTAACGTAGAAAAGCCGGGGCCCGGCCCCAGTGACCGTCTGATCACTCTATTCAG GACCTGCTCCAGAGATCCCACACAGGGAATAAAAATTAGACTGAAAGACATGCTGCAAGAGTTTCTGCAGCACTGCAAGGATGATCAACATGACAACGCTAAAAGAG AGCTGGAGGAAAAGTGCTTCTCAAAGGCCACAGAACTCTACTACACCATCTTAGAAAGTCTTACTGGCATTCAG TGCTTCTTGGAGGATGACCTTTGGCACCGCTGCCTGGTGGCCTGTTGCTTGCAGATCGCCCTGAAATTTCAAGCCAGTGACGTCACTTTGCTCCTCAAAGTTTTCAAACTGGATTCCTACCTTTTCTTAAAG GTACATAACCAGTTCCTATTAAGATTCTGGAAGGGAAAATTTATGGACTTGATCAAACGCTTTAAGCTAATTGGAACAAGTGTTTTAGAGAGCTCTGTTTGGGCCAGCCACTCTCTCCTGTGGGAGAAAATCAAAGACAATGAAGGATTTCCACCTTTCAAACACCAG CTGACTTCCCCAACAAATGTCGAAGGTCAGCCGGAATCTAACCCACAAGAAG CAGATGTAATATTGGAAGCAGAGTCGTCCACGACCTCAGACCACCAGCATTGCTCCTCAGCTGTAAGCAGACCCAAGGGGCAACCTTTCCTACACCAGTTTGCTAGGATG GTTTACAGTGAGATGGGAGAGCGTCTGAGGGAAATGTGTTTGAAACTACACGTCTCTGATGAATTGATGTCAAAGATGTGGACCTGTTTGGAGAATTCCCTGTCCCAGCACACTCCCCTCATGAAAGACGGTCACCTGGACCACCTGCTCATTAGCGCCATCTACATCATAGCAAAG GCTACCAAGTACAAGCTAACGTTTGAGGAGATAGTAGCCGCTCTATCTCCTCAGACATCTCTCTATCGATCTATGACAGAGCCATATACCAATGAAAGT GTTTCCAAAGAGATGCTGAACTCAGAGTCACCTTTGGAAAATCTTCCCAAAGAGATGATGG ATCTTGGAACCCATAGAGCTGCTTTTCCGACACCAGAAGAAAACTCAGTGGAGGATAAGAGAGGCAGCCTCATCAATTTCTACCACCTCTACAGCATAAAACTGCAGCCGTTTGCGGAGAAGTTTGCCCAAACTTATGGG GGAGAGACTCCTCCTATATCTCCATTGCCGCCACCTCCGTCGAGAAAAAGTTATCACCCAATGAAGGGTGTTAACTTCACCGTCTCACCGTTAAACAGACAAGATGTCCCTCAACATACTCCCAAATACATCTATAAATTTGGCAAAAGCTCTAGAGAG GACCTGTGTAAGATCAACAATGGAACCAGAAAACGTGCGCTGTCGTTTAAAACGGAGGAAGAAGATGGGCCTTCATCCAAGCAAAGTTGCTTGGAAAATCCATCAGCTCTGCAGAGTCGACTGATAAATCTGCAAAAAGATCGGTCAGCggcacagaaccagaacaaccaGAACCACCCTGATGATACACACTGTAAAACGCAATAA